One Chitinispirillum alkaliphilum genomic region harbors:
- a CDS encoding Glycosyltransferase, with amino-acid sequence MFRKTKIGIDCRPLENSYSQRGIGTVVRNLLLKLHSSPIAKEIVLFGTSKNSVLSGFDYKRIFRPSYREWVWEQLLWPLDLSLSPCKLFHSMVSLGPLRSVALPYFSPIRSMATIYDFNSLKCDTLEQIDKTRSFKIQKSALKKQDAIVTFSDFVKNELIDLFNIDEKKVSVLSLGVDEDLRTVYDSDRFPNPATDSYILSLGETANKNIHTVIRVYEKLVNIGYDGELRIVGSFDKQIPAVRELYNASKLRERIHFLSNIDTPELVANYSGAQLFLFPSLCEGFGFPVLEAMYCNTPVVCSFETSLKEVGGNAPLYRAALDVNGYAEDSWNILSNAELREKCVRAGRRNAESRSWVDAVDQLIQLYEVFR; translated from the coding sequence ATGTTCAGAAAAACAAAAATCGGTATAGATTGCCGGCCTTTAGAAAACTCCTACTCACAAAGAGGTATTGGGACTGTAGTAAGAAATCTTCTCCTGAAGCTTCACTCTTCCCCGATTGCAAAAGAGATCGTTTTGTTTGGAACCTCAAAAAACTCTGTATTAAGCGGTTTTGATTACAAACGAATATTCAGGCCGTCATATCGGGAATGGGTATGGGAGCAACTGTTATGGCCTTTAGATCTAAGCCTTTCGCCGTGTAAACTTTTTCATTCAATGGTGAGTCTTGGGCCGCTTCGCTCTGTCGCTCTGCCATACTTCTCTCCAATTAGAAGTATGGCTACGATCTATGATTTTAACTCGCTGAAATGTGATACTCTGGAACAAATCGATAAAACCCGGAGTTTTAAAATTCAGAAAAGTGCGCTCAAAAAACAGGATGCGATAGTTACATTCTCAGATTTTGTGAAAAACGAATTGATTGATCTTTTTAATATTGATGAAAAAAAAGTATCTGTTCTCTCTTTAGGTGTAGATGAAGATCTGAGGACCGTTTATGATTCTGATCGGTTCCCGAACCCTGCAACTGATTCTTACATCCTCTCTTTGGGAGAAACTGCAAACAAAAACATTCATACAGTCATCCGGGTATATGAAAAACTGGTTAATATTGGGTATGATGGTGAACTGAGGATTGTTGGCAGCTTTGATAAGCAGATCCCTGCGGTAAGGGAGTTATATAATGCTTCAAAACTCAGGGAACGAATTCATTTTCTCAGCAATATCGATACACCAGAGCTTGTGGCAAATTATTCCGGAGCTCAGTTATTCCTCTTTCCATCTCTTTGCGAGGGTTTTGGTTTTCCAGTTCTTGAGGCAATGTATTGTAATACACCGGTGGTTTGTTCCTTTGAAACATCTCTTAAAGAGGTTGGGGGCAACGCTCCTTTGTACAGAGCCGCTCTGGACGTGAATGGGTATGCAGAGGATTCATGGAATATTTTGTCAAATGCAGAACTTAGGGAGAAATGTGTAAGGGCTGGGCGCAGAAATGCAGAATCAAGATCATGGGTTGATGCTGTAGATCAGCTTATACAACTTTATGAAGTGTTCAGGTAA
- a CDS encoding type 12 methyltransferase: protein MDLLFKTSEFQLEAPGNSEKTFRFLQPQNPNDVLSTISEDQYERDRFLPYWAELWPSSTVLFEYIDSLEVPADTRITELGCGLGHITAILASKVKKPVSMDISPIACKYALRNVLANGGCSAVICCDWRNLPLKPRSCDMIVASDILYEARWIEPVVSAIKSLLHPQGVAVIADPCRKPWNQFKNRIKSQGYDCSVIKTAKVNQEKTTIEIAQIRSEN from the coding sequence ATGGACCTTCTCTTCAAAACAAGTGAGTTTCAGCTTGAAGCTCCCGGTAATTCAGAGAAAACTTTTCGTTTTCTGCAACCACAAAACCCAAACGATGTACTCAGTACAATTTCTGAGGACCAATATGAAAGGGATCGTTTCCTTCCATACTGGGCAGAGCTATGGCCAAGCTCGACTGTGCTATTTGAATATATCGACTCACTTGAGGTCCCGGCAGATACCAGAATTACTGAACTGGGTTGTGGCCTGGGTCATATCACTGCAATATTGGCCTCGAAGGTGAAAAAACCTGTCTCGATGGATATCTCACCCATCGCATGTAAATACGCATTGAGAAATGTTCTGGCAAACGGAGGGTGTTCAGCTGTGATTTGTTGTGACTGGAGAAACCTCCCCCTGAAACCCAGAAGCTGTGATATGATTGTGGCTTCAGACATTCTCTACGAAGCCCGATGGATAGAGCCGGTTGTTTCAGCAATCAAGTCTCTTTTACACCCGCAGGGGGTGGCTGTTATCGCCGACCCATGCAGAAAACCTTGGAACCAATTTAAAAATCGGATCAAATCGCAGGGGTATGATTGTAGTGTAATCAAAACAGCTAAAGTCAATCAGGAGAAAACCACGATAGAAATAGCGCAGATCCGATCGGAAAATTGA
- a CDS encoding Archease: MSYEYLENITSDAAFRAWGSDINELFKSASDALVGVMLEDPELIEPRQEQRVKLESDSLEMLLFDVLQELVFFKDAYTMIYRYSECNIHRDGGVYRFSARAYGESFQRLREHFNVDVKGVSMHQFSVHKKNGGWEATVVVDI, encoded by the coding sequence GTGTCTTATGAGTATTTGGAAAACATTACCTCAGATGCTGCTTTCCGTGCATGGGGGAGTGATATAAATGAGTTGTTTAAGTCTGCCTCTGATGCCTTGGTTGGAGTAATGCTTGAGGATCCTGAACTGATAGAGCCCCGGCAGGAGCAGAGGGTTAAACTTGAGAGTGATTCTTTAGAGATGCTTTTATTTGATGTTCTCCAGGAATTGGTTTTTTTCAAGGATGCCTATACTATGATTTACAGGTATTCAGAGTGTAACATTCACAGGGATGGTGGGGTGTACCGATTCAGCGCCAGGGCGTACGGAGAGAGTTTCCAAAGACTTCGGGAGCACTTTAATGTAGATGTAAAAGGGGTAAGCATGCATCAGTTCTCTGTGCACAAAAAAAATGGTGGCTGGGAGGCAACGGTAGTAGTTGATATCTGA
- a CDS encoding Phosphoribosylamine--glycine ligase, translating to MDFMNSVLIVGGGGREHAILKALLRSDRPMCMYAYPGNPGMEKDGCMLVNKKVNNWDELADWAQENEIDLTVVGPEIPLTEGIVDSFSKKGLTIFGPTKNAARIEGSKAFSKDLMKKYSIPTADYELFTTKEEALEYLREQGVPRVIKVSGLAAGKGAIVCDTMEQAHTALEEIFDSKTFGDAGQTVVIEEKMVGEEASVFVLTDGINYKILPVSQDHKAIGDRDKGPNTGGMGAYAPAPLVDQQMLSKIEMDIIVPTISAMNQEGCRYKGLLYVGVMITESGPKVVEYNCRFGDPETQAVLPLVKCDWYEVFKACAKGSLAKVKWEINPGYCVAVVLASKGYPGSYEKGKNITGIENAERSMSNIDVYHAGTALDENERVLTSGGRVLAVSAWAENLIDAIGMAYEGVAEIEFEGKTFRRDIAAKGLARIKRATNAV from the coding sequence GTGGATTTTATGAATTCGGTTCTTATTGTAGGCGGCGGGGGAAGAGAGCATGCTATTTTAAAAGCTCTCTTAAGATCTGACAGACCAATGTGTATGTATGCATACCCTGGAAATCCAGGTATGGAGAAAGATGGATGCATGCTTGTAAACAAAAAAGTCAATAATTGGGATGAACTCGCTGACTGGGCGCAGGAAAATGAGATTGATTTAACAGTCGTGGGACCAGAAATACCTCTGACCGAGGGAATTGTGGACTCCTTCAGCAAAAAGGGTTTGACTATTTTTGGCCCCACTAAAAATGCTGCCAGAATCGAAGGAAGTAAGGCTTTCTCTAAAGACCTGATGAAAAAGTACTCTATTCCTACTGCTGACTATGAGTTATTCACCACTAAAGAAGAGGCTCTTGAGTATCTCCGGGAGCAAGGTGTGCCCAGGGTAATCAAAGTCAGCGGGCTTGCTGCGGGAAAAGGCGCAATCGTCTGCGACACCATGGAGCAGGCTCATACCGCTCTTGAGGAAATATTCGACTCAAAAACGTTTGGGGATGCCGGTCAAACCGTAGTGATAGAGGAAAAAATGGTTGGCGAGGAAGCTTCTGTGTTTGTCCTTACAGACGGAATCAATTACAAGATCCTTCCGGTGTCTCAGGATCATAAAGCGATCGGGGACAGGGATAAGGGACCGAATACGGGAGGAATGGGTGCATATGCACCTGCACCGTTAGTTGACCAGCAGATGCTCTCAAAAATAGAAATGGATATCATAGTCCCGACAATCAGCGCAATGAATCAGGAAGGGTGTCGTTACAAAGGATTATTGTATGTTGGGGTGATGATAACAGAAAGTGGTCCCAAGGTGGTGGAGTACAACTGCAGGTTTGGTGATCCGGAAACTCAGGCTGTGCTTCCGCTGGTTAAGTGTGACTGGTATGAGGTGTTTAAAGCCTGTGCAAAGGGATCTTTGGCCAAAGTTAAATGGGAAATAAACCCCGGTTACTGTGTTGCTGTTGTACTGGCAAGTAAAGGTTATCCGGGATCATATGAAAAGGGAAAAAATATCACCGGTATAGAAAATGCTGAGCGCTCAATGAGCAATATCGATGTCTACCATGCGGGAACCGCTCTGGATGAGAACGAGCGAGTGTTGACCAGTGGGGGAAGGGTGCTTGCGGTAAGTGCCTGGGCCGAAAATCTAATCGATGCCATAGGTATGGCGTATGAGGGAGTTGCTGAGATAGAATTCGAGGGGAAAACTTTCAGAAGAGATATCGCTGCAAAAGGGCTTGCAAGGATTAAGCGAGCAACAAACGCTGTTTAA
- a CDS encoding glycoside hydrolase family 57 — protein MSVSQPEVIDGIPNIVLSEESKKAIEESRDKQTYLPQSKVAFDSIKSACAIALHMQQPLIPAGGSDLRTAELISNLKYMMDNQGIGDNHNAPVFAWCYKRIGEFIPQLLNEGKEPRAMLEYSGELLYGLSKMGQNDVIDTLKTITTDPDMYHAVEWLGCPWGHAVAPSTPVQDYRLNVEAWQQYFASVFGTEALQRVKGFSPSEMALPNHPDTAYEFVKTLVDCGYKWVLIQEHTVELPSGDGLQQRHIPHRLVCKNSSGKEASIIAIIKTQGSDTKLVAQMQPYYEAKSLSRWDFAGKQIPPLVTQIADGENGGVMMNEFPPKYQEVVREASHSETPLMNATEYLEHLFAIGITEKDFPVVQPIQQKRIWDRFTDASGPEKLNKVIEEIKKEDDRFHMEGGSWTNDISWVQGYQDVMDPIDKLSSLFSEKVLSKNISPNDHNYRNALYHLLVSQTSCYRYWGQGVWTDYAKEICRRGMEIIENNF, from the coding sequence ATGTCTGTTTCTCAACCCGAAGTAATAGATGGAATTCCCAATATTGTATTATCAGAAGAGTCTAAAAAAGCCATTGAAGAATCAAGAGATAAACAAACATACCTGCCCCAGAGCAAAGTTGCCTTCGACAGCATAAAAAGTGCATGCGCTATTGCACTTCATATGCAACAGCCGCTTATACCAGCCGGTGGTAGTGACTTAAGGACTGCAGAGCTGATAAGCAATCTTAAATATATGATGGACAATCAGGGCATAGGTGATAACCACAATGCACCGGTGTTCGCATGGTGCTATAAAAGGATAGGTGAATTCATACCACAGCTGCTGAATGAGGGCAAGGAGCCAAGGGCGATGCTTGAGTATTCAGGTGAGCTTTTATATGGATTAAGTAAAATGGGGCAAAACGATGTTATAGATACCCTCAAGACAATAACAACCGATCCCGATATGTACCATGCGGTTGAGTGGCTGGGTTGCCCCTGGGGACATGCGGTCGCACCATCCACACCAGTACAGGACTACAGACTCAATGTAGAAGCCTGGCAACAATATTTTGCATCAGTTTTCGGAACTGAAGCTCTCCAACGGGTCAAAGGGTTTTCTCCTTCTGAAATGGCTTTGCCTAACCATCCTGACACAGCATATGAGTTTGTTAAAACACTCGTAGATTGTGGATATAAATGGGTTCTCATTCAGGAACATACAGTTGAGCTTCCTTCAGGTGATGGATTGCAACAAAGACATATCCCTCATCGCCTGGTTTGTAAAAACAGCTCCGGTAAAGAAGCCAGCATCATTGCAATAATTAAAACCCAGGGAAGTGACACAAAACTGGTCGCCCAAATGCAACCCTACTATGAAGCCAAAAGCCTCTCCAGATGGGATTTCGCCGGTAAGCAGATTCCACCTCTGGTAACTCAAATTGCAGACGGGGAAAATGGTGGTGTAATGATGAATGAGTTTCCACCCAAGTATCAGGAAGTGGTAAGAGAAGCAAGTCATTCAGAAACACCCCTTATGAATGCAACAGAGTATCTTGAGCACCTTTTTGCTATCGGGATCACAGAAAAGGATTTCCCGGTCGTTCAACCTATTCAGCAAAAAAGAATTTGGGATCGTTTCACAGACGCCTCAGGCCCGGAAAAACTGAATAAAGTTATCGAAGAGATCAAAAAAGAGGATGACCGGTTTCATATGGAAGGCGGAAGCTGGACTAATGATATATCATGGGTCCAGGGTTATCAGGATGTCATGGACCCAATCGATAAGCTCAGCTCCCTTTTCAGTGAAAAAGTTCTAAGTAAAAACATCTCCCCAAACGACCATAACTACAGAAACGCTCTTTACCATCTACTGGTTTCACAAACCAGTTGCTATCGTTACTGGGGACAGGGTGTATGGACCGATTATGCTAAAGAAATCTGCAGACGCGGTATGGAAATAATCGAAAACAATTTCTGA
- a CDS encoding CoA-disulfide reductase: MNFQSKKIVVVGGVAGGASFAARMRRLDESANIVMFERGEYISFANCGLPYHIGGDISQRSQLILQTPESFNTRFNVDVRTKTEVIGVNTSRKCVTFVSNGSVSEEDYDYLILSPGALPVVPATEGVGNHRVFTLRTIPDTDKIIRFIQNGNIGDALVVGGGFIGLEMAENLRQRGLEVTLVEASDQLFSPMDPEMAYTVNQHLKANGVKVILGDSVQSFSETENGKFAALLQSGTAVKTSLVILAIGVRPDTQFLSGSGIRTNSRGAIIVNDQLQTNVEQVFALGDAVEITQLVSGARVTIPLAGPANRQGRIVADNIAGFDSKYRGTQATSICKMFDLTAAVTGLNEKTAKAAELQFLKSYTHSANHASYYPGASLMSVKLIFSPEDGVILGGQVTGKEGVDKRVDLLATAVRNRLTIYDLADSELAYAPPYGSAKDPLNIAGFVAQNILNHISPVCYSEQVKHLFQNGYQILDVRTKREFGHGRIEGALNIPIDELRNRLNELDGKRPVLVYCQVGLRGHLGVRILLQNRFRAVNLSGGYKTYKAYQESLGKESIITLKTTEKKTEPVIINACGLQCPQPVNKLGEAIGEAEEGEIVEILANDQAFASNLSSWCAKTGNLLISLAAEKGVYNAAVQKRTVTKESGSEERK; encoded by the coding sequence TTGAATTTCCAAAGTAAAAAGATCGTGGTTGTGGGTGGGGTTGCCGGAGGCGCAAGTTTTGCCGCAAGAATGCGCAGATTGGACGAGTCGGCAAATATCGTTATGTTCGAAAGAGGTGAATATATCTCTTTTGCAAATTGTGGGCTTCCTTACCATATCGGTGGCGATATATCACAGAGAAGTCAGCTGATTCTCCAGACCCCCGAAAGTTTCAACACCCGCTTCAATGTGGATGTAAGAACCAAAACCGAGGTGATTGGTGTAAACACTTCAAGGAAATGTGTAACATTTGTAAGTAATGGATCTGTCAGCGAAGAGGACTACGATTACCTGATTCTTTCTCCGGGTGCGCTCCCCGTTGTGCCTGCAACAGAAGGAGTCGGTAATCACAGAGTGTTTACTCTCCGTACCATTCCAGATACAGACAAAATCATTCGATTTATCCAAAATGGGAATATAGGTGACGCTCTTGTGGTCGGCGGGGGATTTATCGGGCTTGAGATGGCGGAGAATCTGCGGCAGAGGGGGCTTGAGGTAACTCTTGTTGAGGCATCGGATCAGCTTTTTTCTCCCATGGATCCGGAGATGGCTTACACTGTTAATCAGCACCTGAAAGCAAACGGTGTAAAGGTTATTTTAGGAGATTCAGTTCAAAGTTTTTCTGAAACCGAGAATGGAAAATTCGCAGCATTGCTTCAGAGTGGTACTGCCGTTAAAACTTCTCTGGTAATTTTGGCCATAGGAGTGAGACCAGACACTCAATTTCTGAGTGGTTCCGGTATACGTACAAATTCCCGGGGAGCTATCATTGTCAATGATCAGCTCCAAACCAATGTTGAGCAGGTGTTTGCACTTGGGGATGCTGTGGAGATAACTCAGTTGGTATCCGGAGCACGGGTTACCATACCGCTGGCTGGTCCTGCAAACCGGCAGGGGAGAATTGTTGCTGATAATATCGCGGGGTTCGATTCAAAATACAGAGGTACTCAGGCAACTTCAATCTGCAAAATGTTCGATTTGACCGCTGCTGTAACAGGATTGAATGAAAAAACCGCTAAAGCTGCAGAACTGCAGTTTTTAAAATCATACACCCATTCTGCAAATCATGCCTCCTATTACCCGGGGGCATCATTGATGTCAGTAAAACTGATTTTTTCACCCGAAGATGGGGTGATTCTGGGAGGACAAGTTACCGGAAAAGAAGGGGTGGACAAGAGAGTTGATCTGCTTGCCACTGCTGTAAGAAACCGCCTCACTATCTATGATCTTGCAGACTCTGAACTTGCCTATGCACCTCCCTACGGAAGTGCCAAGGACCCTTTAAATATTGCTGGTTTCGTTGCTCAGAATATTCTTAATCACATCTCACCGGTGTGTTATTCCGAACAGGTAAAGCATCTGTTCCAAAACGGTTATCAGATTCTGGATGTAAGAACAAAAAGAGAGTTCGGGCACGGAAGAATAGAAGGGGCTTTGAACATTCCTATCGATGAGCTCAGGAACAGGCTCAATGAACTGGATGGTAAAAGGCCTGTTTTGGTATATTGCCAGGTTGGTCTGAGGGGGCATTTGGGTGTAAGAATACTGTTGCAGAACCGATTCAGGGCTGTTAATCTCTCTGGAGGATACAAAACATACAAAGCATATCAGGAAAGTCTTGGAAAAGAAAGCATAATAACTCTTAAGACAACTGAGAAAAAAACAGAACCTGTGATCATAAACGCATGTGGTCTACAGTGCCCCCAACCTGTTAATAAACTTGGAGAGGCAATTGGAGAAGCTGAAGAGGGGGAGATTGTTGAAATCTTGGCAAATGATCAGGCGTTTGCTTCCAACCTATCCTCATGGTGTGCAAAGACGGGAAATCTGCTTATCTCTCTTGCTGCTGAAAAGGGAGTTTACAATGCTGCTGTTCAAAAAAGAACTGTGACAAAAGAATCTGGTTCCGAAGAACGAAAATGA
- a CDS encoding Glycogen synthase, whose product MYIVELASEMAPVAKVGGLADVIPGLSREMSIRGHSVEIILPKYDCMRYDHIWGLTPTYHNLEVPWNNGIVNCTVWFGFVHGHKCFFIEPHSNENYFNRNTYYGCSDDVQRFAFFNKAALEFMLKTNKRPDVIHCHDWQTGLVPVLLAEIYQHIGMWNQRVCYTIHNFKHQGLFGSDILASTGLNRADYYYHQDKLQDNFNPSALNCMKGGIVYSNFVTTVSPQHAYEARYTEQGHGLGYTLYQHEKKFGGILNGIDYETWNPEIDSYIPVQYNIDSVQEKYHNKEALRDRFWMTKDIKPIIAYVGRLDEQKGLDLVYHAAFHSLNRGAQFILLGSCSNEAIYHKFQHLKNQLNESPDCHIELGFNEELAHLIYAGADMMIVPSAFEPCGLTQIISLKYGTVPIVRGVGGLVNTVFDKDYSESWQRNGFVFQDMDTYAIESTMNRAISLYYSFPEDFRQLMINGMKSDYSWNHPGTDYLNIFEYIRHK is encoded by the coding sequence ATGTATATCGTTGAGTTAGCCTCGGAAATGGCCCCTGTAGCAAAAGTTGGTGGTCTGGCAGATGTAATACCAGGCCTCTCAAGAGAGATGTCCATCAGAGGACATTCTGTAGAGATCATATTACCTAAATATGACTGTATGCGTTATGATCATATCTGGGGTCTGACTCCCACCTACCATAACCTTGAAGTCCCCTGGAATAACGGAATCGTAAACTGTACTGTATGGTTTGGGTTTGTGCATGGGCATAAGTGCTTTTTTATCGAACCACATTCAAACGAGAACTATTTCAACCGTAACACCTATTATGGTTGTAGTGATGATGTCCAGCGGTTTGCATTTTTCAACAAAGCGGCACTGGAGTTTATGCTCAAGACAAACAAGCGCCCCGATGTGATCCATTGCCATGACTGGCAGACCGGACTGGTACCGGTTTTGCTCGCTGAAATATATCAGCATATTGGTATGTGGAATCAGAGAGTGTGTTATACAATCCATAATTTTAAACATCAGGGTTTGTTTGGCAGTGATATCCTTGCCTCCACAGGCCTCAACAGAGCAGATTATTATTACCATCAGGACAAACTCCAAGACAACTTTAACCCTTCGGCCTTAAACTGTATGAAAGGTGGTATTGTATACTCAAATTTTGTTACAACAGTTTCACCCCAACACGCCTATGAGGCCCGCTACACAGAACAGGGACATGGGCTGGGATACACTCTCTACCAGCATGAGAAGAAATTTGGCGGAATACTGAACGGAATCGACTATGAAACCTGGAATCCGGAGATCGACTCCTATATTCCAGTCCAGTATAATATCGACAGTGTACAGGAAAAATACCACAACAAAGAAGCGTTAAGAGACAGATTCTGGATGACAAAAGATATAAAACCGATTATCGCCTATGTAGGACGTCTGGATGAACAAAAAGGACTTGACCTGGTATACCATGCGGCATTTCACTCCCTTAACCGGGGAGCTCAGTTTATACTTCTGGGATCCTGTTCAAATGAGGCCATTTACCACAAATTCCAACACCTCAAAAATCAGCTGAATGAAAGTCCCGACTGCCACATTGAGCTTGGGTTTAACGAGGAACTGGCACACCTTATCTATGCGGGTGCCGATATGATGATTGTACCCAGCGCATTTGAACCATGTGGGCTCACTCAGATAATATCACTAAAATATGGTACAGTGCCAATAGTAAGGGGGGTTGGAGGATTGGTTAATACCGTATTCGATAAGGATTACTCTGAGTCATGGCAGCGAAACGGATTTGTGTTTCAGGATATGGACACTTACGCTATTGAGTCCACCATGAACAGAGCGATTTCTCTTTACTATAGTTTTCCTGAAGATTTTCGTCAACTTATGATAAACGGAATGAAAAGTGATTACTCCTGGAATCATCCCGGGACAGATTATCTCAATATTTTCGAATACATAAGACACAAATAA
- a CDS encoding Serine phosphatase RsbU, regulator of sigma subunit: MSNPLKEYFEVSDRDDGVYVRVDPLKPVPAIDELKEKIGKELVINCDFAILKGIMERKNGEFEKLGPHFEYYQPKLDHHIQLASSPLKVVIKIDPQCILDLSLTVNQLRNFLFLKGICFGVDEDMLEKIVEEKIFGQDVEVAQAKMPVRGEDALIDFVVDVNPQLKPEIKNDGSVDYRNVRAFTPVSDGQILVKKTMATAGKDGISVTGEPIPAEPGSDKPLPKGRNTEVSEDGTELLSLKNGIVCEENGLVCVKEILAIHGNVDFSVGNIKHSGDVQINGDVLPGFSVEANGDITIKGEIESARIISREGSVFIDKGVIGRGDTLISALSGIHVSFAQNATLKTNGKISIAKYALHCECICDSFEGAQCSIIGGSVKAEKSISAKQAGSEKEVKTKLVLYDKIKEENLEKIRQIEELESKLVKQLEPVEINLKSKAVILKKSGKNVSDYQRKEVRKWVDAYNKLTLKIKYVREKLEEIKSETKDWVEYNGFVYIAGQIFPGVKIDVFGKSIPQKPPMSNKKIRIDAGEINTEGKKLHD, translated from the coding sequence GTGAGTAACCCGTTAAAAGAGTATTTCGAGGTTTCAGACCGTGATGATGGCGTTTATGTCAGGGTTGATCCGCTTAAGCCAGTTCCGGCCATTGATGAATTAAAGGAGAAAATAGGCAAGGAACTGGTGATCAACTGTGATTTCGCGATCCTCAAAGGTATAATGGAAAGAAAAAATGGGGAATTTGAAAAACTCGGCCCACACTTTGAATATTATCAGCCTAAACTGGACCATCATATTCAGCTTGCTTCTTCGCCACTGAAAGTTGTTATCAAAATTGATCCTCAATGTATTCTGGATTTGTCTCTTACCGTTAATCAGCTAAGGAATTTTCTGTTTCTGAAGGGAATATGTTTTGGTGTTGATGAGGACATGTTAGAGAAAATAGTTGAAGAGAAAATTTTTGGGCAGGATGTGGAGGTTGCTCAAGCTAAAATGCCGGTGAGGGGGGAAGATGCGCTTATCGATTTTGTTGTGGACGTAAACCCACAGCTTAAACCTGAAATCAAAAATGACGGGTCTGTTGATTACAGAAATGTCAGAGCATTTACCCCTGTATCTGATGGACAGATACTTGTAAAAAAGACCATGGCTACTGCCGGTAAAGATGGTATATCGGTCACCGGTGAACCTATTCCTGCAGAACCGGGCTCCGACAAACCACTGCCCAAAGGGCGAAACACAGAAGTATCTGAGGATGGCACTGAACTGCTGTCTTTAAAAAATGGAATTGTTTGTGAAGAAAATGGTTTGGTGTGTGTAAAAGAAATACTTGCAATTCATGGTAATGTAGATTTCAGTGTTGGGAATATAAAACATAGTGGGGACGTTCAGATAAATGGGGATGTTCTCCCCGGGTTTTCAGTGGAAGCAAACGGGGACATTACAATTAAAGGTGAAATTGAATCTGCCCGAATTATCTCCAGAGAGGGTAGTGTTTTCATAGATAAAGGTGTTATTGGCAGGGGAGATACGCTGATTAGTGCACTGTCAGGGATTCATGTGTCGTTTGCACAAAATGCCACATTGAAAACAAATGGGAAGATAAGTATTGCAAAATACGCTCTGCACTGTGAATGCATCTGTGATTCTTTTGAAGGCGCACAGTGTAGTATAATTGGTGGTAGTGTCAAGGCAGAGAAAAGTATTAGTGCAAAACAGGCCGGAAGTGAGAAGGAAGTTAAGACAAAGTTAGTTCTCTATGATAAGATTAAGGAAGAAAATCTCGAAAAAATCAGACAAATAGAGGAGTTGGAATCAAAGCTGGTAAAGCAACTGGAACCGGTGGAGATTAATTTAAAGAGTAAAGCTGTAATTTTAAAAAAAAGTGGAAAAAATGTATCTGACTATCAGCGCAAAGAAGTCAGAAAATGGGTGGATGCATATAATAAATTGACCCTTAAGATTAAATATGTGAGAGAGAAATTGGAAGAGATTAAATCCGAAACTAAAGACTGGGTAGAATACAATGGTTTTGTGTATATAGCAGGCCAAATATTCCCTGGAGTTAAAATTGATGTTTTTGGAAAATCGATTCCACAAAAGCCTCCAATGTCAAACAAAAAAATCAGAATTGATGCAGGTGAGATAAATACAGAAGGAAAGAAACTCCATGACTGA
- a CDS encoding Thioredoxin, translated as MAREISEATFKQDVLNSELPVMVDFWAPWCGPCKILGPIMDKISQKMEGKISVVKINVDENQQIASQYSITGIPTVILFKNGKIDRQFVGVQPEQVYLDALKD; from the coding sequence ATGGCCAGGGAGATTTCTGAAGCTACTTTCAAGCAGGATGTTCTGAATTCTGAATTGCCCGTTATGGTTGATTTCTGGGCACCATGGTGTGGCCCTTGCAAAATTTTAGGTCCTATTATGGATAAAATCTCCCAAAAAATGGAGGGCAAGATCAGTGTTGTGAAAATCAATGTGGATGAAAACCAGCAAATCGCTTCCCAGTATAGCATAACCGGAATACCAACAGTGATTTTGTTTAAAAACGGTAAAATAGACAGACAATTCGTAGGGGTACAGCCTGAGCAGGTCTATCTTGATGCGCTTAAGGATTAG